One Streptomyces sp. V4I8 genomic window carries:
- a CDS encoding S8/S53 family peptidase produces MAPQRFHEQFEQIQRSMPDVPLAMGPDDSAEFIYEKGYVLVRDGEDARVVEDTVRAHFTADPGLVQDNVRRASPQANRSGITRIQVGDPGEGDRSGDPTVAHALRALGETEGRAGRRLVSRNHLVGITPGVNSCPGDEPAPAPLADGTNPTAAEGVHDPDTAVGVLVIDTGLMHDYRSFPLLSHTEGDAQVQECDGQGVLQQYVGHGTFIAGLVAAVAPNTDITVRNTLHDAGAILESEFGEKLFEAVDAGGWPDILSLSAGTSNGRTDGLLGIEAFMRELREQRTLLVAAAGNNGSATPFWPAAYADLSDYQDVVLSVGALRGDGEFGACFSNHGGWVKVYAPGERLTSALTGFETPVPYVYQHSTYDTCRYGFGYSCTCQAPRHTGVLSEQGGAAKPDQVMFEGFAHWSGTSFATPLVAGMIAAHMTAQQESDPRVARYKMLAANSGFAEVRGAHVPALRPPTWRPVSVTRPAPRS; encoded by the coding sequence ATGGCACCACAGCGATTCCACGAGCAGTTCGAGCAGATCCAGCGCTCCATGCCCGACGTCCCCCTCGCGATGGGACCCGACGACTCCGCCGAGTTCATCTACGAGAAGGGGTACGTGCTGGTCCGCGACGGCGAGGACGCCCGCGTCGTCGAGGACACCGTGCGGGCGCACTTCACCGCGGACCCCGGCCTGGTCCAGGACAACGTGCGTCGCGCGAGCCCGCAGGCCAACCGCTCCGGCATCACCCGCATCCAGGTCGGCGACCCCGGCGAGGGCGACCGCAGCGGGGACCCCACCGTCGCGCACGCCCTGCGCGCCCTGGGGGAGACGGAGGGCCGGGCCGGACGCCGGCTCGTCAGCCGCAACCACCTCGTGGGGATCACGCCGGGTGTCAACTCCTGTCCCGGAGACGAACCCGCGCCCGCACCGCTCGCGGACGGGACCAACCCCACGGCGGCCGAAGGCGTCCACGACCCGGACACCGCCGTCGGCGTCCTCGTCATCGACACCGGCCTCATGCACGACTACCGCTCCTTCCCGCTGCTGTCCCACACCGAGGGCGACGCCCAGGTCCAGGAGTGCGACGGCCAAGGCGTCCTCCAGCAGTACGTCGGCCACGGCACCTTCATCGCCGGCCTCGTCGCCGCCGTGGCGCCCAACACGGACATCACGGTCCGCAACACCCTTCACGACGCGGGCGCCATCCTGGAGTCCGAGTTCGGCGAGAAGCTCTTCGAGGCCGTCGACGCGGGCGGCTGGCCCGACATCCTCAGCCTCTCCGCCGGCACCTCCAACGGCCGCACCGACGGTCTGCTCGGCATCGAGGCCTTCATGCGGGAACTGCGCGAGCAGCGCACCCTGCTCGTCGCGGCGGCCGGCAACAACGGCAGCGCCACCCCCTTCTGGCCCGCCGCCTACGCCGACCTGTCCGACTACCAGGACGTCGTGCTGTCGGTCGGAGCGCTGCGCGGCGACGGCGAGTTCGGCGCCTGCTTCAGCAACCACGGAGGCTGGGTGAAGGTGTACGCGCCCGGTGAGCGCCTCACCAGCGCCCTCACCGGCTTCGAGACGCCCGTGCCGTACGTGTACCAGCACTCCACCTACGACACCTGCCGGTACGGCTTCGGCTACTCCTGCACCTGCCAGGCCCCGCGCCACACCGGCGTGTTGAGCGAGCAGGGCGGCGCCGCCAAGCCCGACCAGGTGATGTTCGAGGGGTTCGCGCACTGGAGCGGCACCTCGTTCGCCACGCCGCTCGTCGCCGGCATGATCGCCGCCCATATGACCGCGCAGCAGGAGAGCGACCCGCGTGTCGCCCGGTACAAGATGCTCGCGGCGAACTCCGGCTTCGCGGAGGTGCGGGGGGCGCATGTGCCGGCCCTACGCCCCCCGACCTGGCGCCCTGTCTCCGTCACACGCCCGGCTCCTCGGTCATGA
- a CDS encoding RNA polymerase sigma factor, with the protein MDRADVGALVQSAVDGDAAAWKALVEGLSPLVWSVVRAHRLNDADAHEVYQTVWFRFAQHLGRIREPEKAGSWLASTARHECLKVLKSLRRLTVTNDPQLLDRVSEDRTPEQSLLDSEEAAAESERIRWMWQEFEELGDRCRQLLRVLIASPPPSYQEVSAALGIAVGSIGPLRQRCLRRLRARLDARGAL; encoded by the coding sequence GTGGACCGTGCAGATGTCGGTGCGTTGGTCCAGTCCGCCGTCGACGGTGACGCGGCGGCCTGGAAGGCACTCGTGGAAGGGCTGAGCCCACTGGTGTGGTCCGTCGTGCGGGCACACCGGCTCAATGACGCCGACGCCCATGAGGTGTACCAGACCGTCTGGTTCCGCTTCGCCCAGCACCTCGGGCGCATCCGCGAACCCGAGAAGGCCGGGTCCTGGCTCGCGAGCACCGCACGGCACGAATGCCTGAAGGTGCTCAAGAGTTTGCGGCGGCTCACCGTCACGAACGATCCGCAGCTGCTCGACCGGGTCAGCGAGGACCGCACGCCCGAACAGTCGCTGCTGGACTCCGAGGAGGCCGCCGCCGAGTCCGAGCGGATCCGGTGGATGTGGCAGGAGTTCGAGGAACTCGGCGACCGCTGCCGCCAGTTGCTGCGGGTCCTGATCGCCTCACCGCCGCCCAGCTACCAGGAGGTGTCCGCCGCGCTGGGCATCGCCGTGGGCAGCATCGGTCCGCTGCGCCAGCGCTGTCTGCGCCGGCTCCGGGCCCGACTCGACGCACGGGGAGCGCTGTGA
- a CDS encoding mechanosensitive ion channel family protein encodes MTRALTVDDLVIAGIALAAGLLAAFLLRMLLRWLGKHADRTRWSGDDLIVDTLRTVVPWAAFLGGAASAGAALPLTRTVQHNVNQTLTVLLIFVVTLAVARGIAGVMRTVTQSRPGVAGSATIFVNITRILILAIGFLVVLQTLGISIAPLLTALGVGGLAVALALQDTLANLFAGIHILASKTVQPGDYIRLSSGEEGYVEDINWRQTTVRNLSNNLVVIPNGELAKTNMTNFMRPEQQLTILVQVGVAYDSDLDHVERVTNDVIGEVMAEVEGAVPDHEPIIRFHTFGDSRIGFTVILGVGEFSDQYRIKHEFIKRLHRRYRAEGIRIPAPTRTVAIQQGTVAIPQQRVPGEADEVVAPVRLD; translated from the coding sequence GTGACGCGAGCGCTCACAGTGGACGACCTGGTGATCGCCGGGATCGCGCTGGCGGCGGGGCTCCTCGCCGCCTTCCTGCTGCGGATGCTGCTGCGCTGGCTGGGCAAGCACGCCGACCGCACCCGCTGGAGCGGCGACGACCTCATCGTGGACACCCTGCGGACCGTGGTGCCGTGGGCGGCCTTCCTCGGCGGCGCGGCCTCCGCCGGTGCGGCGCTGCCGCTGACCCGGACGGTCCAGCACAACGTCAACCAGACGCTGACCGTGCTGCTCATCTTCGTCGTGACGCTGGCGGTGGCCCGCGGGATCGCCGGAGTGATGCGGACGGTCACCCAGTCCCGGCCCGGCGTCGCCGGGTCGGCCACGATCTTCGTCAACATCACCCGGATCCTGATCCTGGCCATCGGCTTCCTGGTGGTGCTGCAGACGCTGGGCATCTCGATAGCGCCCCTGCTCACCGCCCTGGGCGTGGGCGGTCTGGCGGTCGCGCTCGCCCTTCAGGACACCCTCGCCAACCTCTTCGCGGGCATCCACATCCTCGCCTCCAAGACCGTCCAGCCCGGCGACTACATCCGGCTGAGCAGCGGCGAGGAGGGCTACGTCGAGGACATCAACTGGCGCCAGACCACGGTCCGCAACCTGTCCAACAACCTGGTCGTGATCCCCAACGGGGAGCTCGCGAAGACGAACATGACCAACTTCATGCGTCCCGAGCAGCAGTTGACGATCCTGGTTCAGGTCGGCGTCGCCTACGACAGCGACCTCGACCACGTCGAGCGGGTGACGAACGACGTCATCGGCGAGGTGATGGCCGAGGTCGAGGGGGCGGTACCGGACCACGAGCCGATCATCCGCTTCCACACCTTCGGCGACTCGCGGATCGGCTTCACCGTGATCCTGGGCGTCGGTGAGTTCAGCGACCAGTACCGGATCAAGCACGAGTTCATCAAGCGCCTGCACCGGCGGTACCGCGCGGAGGGCATCCGCATCCCGGCGCCGACGCGCACGGTGGCGATCCAGCAGGGGACGGTGGCCATTCCGCAGCAGCGCGTCCCCGGAGAGGCGGACGAGGTGGTGGCCCCCGTCCGCCTCGACTGA
- a CDS encoding NADP-dependent isocitrate dehydrogenase — MTDSTIIYTHTDEAPALATYSFLPVVQAYASQAGVAVETRDISLAGRIIAVFPEYLTEDQRIPDALTELGELAKTPAANIIKLPNISASIPQLKAAIAELQGQGYALPNYPDDPKTDEEREIQARYDKVKGSAVNPVLREGNSDRRAPASVKNYAKTHPHRMGAWTPESKTNVATMGQNDFRSTEKSVVISEAGALKIELVAEDGTTTVLRESVPVLEGEVVDASVMRVAALREFLTAQVAKAKAEGVLFSVHLKATMMKVSDPIVFGHVVRAFFPKTFEKYGQALAAAGLSPNDGLGGILKGLDALPNGAEIKASFDAEIAEGPELAMVDSDKGITNLHVPSDVIVDASMPAMIRTSGHMWGPDGQEADTLAVLPDSSYAGVYQAVLDDCRANGAYDPSTMGSVPNVGLMAQKAEEYGSHDKTFEIKAAGTVRLVDQAGNVVIEQPVAEGDIFRACQTKDAPIKDWVKLAVTRARATGDPAVFWLDETRAHDANLIAKVNAYLPEHDTEGLDIRILAPVDATKLSVERIRRGENTISVTGNVLRDYLTDLFPILELGTSAKMLSVVPLMAGGGLFETGAGGSAPKHVQQLVKEDYLRWDSLGEFFALVPSLEQYATATNNPKAKVLADTLDRATATFLNEDKSPTRRVGGIDNRGSHFFLSLYWAQELAKQTDDADLAKAFAPLAETLTANEQKIVDELNAVQGKPAEIGGYYQPDPAKAAAVMRPSATWNEALASLS; from the coding sequence GTGACTGACTCGACCATCATCTATACGCACACTGACGAGGCCCCGGCCCTGGCGACGTATTCCTTCCTGCCGGTGGTCCAGGCGTACGCCTCGCAGGCGGGTGTCGCCGTGGAGACGCGGGACATCTCGCTGGCCGGCCGCATCATCGCGGTGTTCCCGGAGTACCTGACCGAGGACCAGCGCATCCCGGACGCCCTCACCGAGCTCGGTGAGCTCGCGAAGACGCCCGCCGCCAACATCATCAAGCTGCCGAACATCTCGGCGTCGATCCCGCAGCTCAAGGCCGCCATCGCCGAGCTGCAGGGCCAGGGCTACGCGCTGCCGAACTACCCGGACGACCCGAAGACCGACGAGGAGCGGGAGATCCAGGCCCGCTACGACAAGGTCAAGGGCTCCGCCGTGAACCCGGTCCTGCGTGAGGGCAACTCCGACCGGCGCGCCCCCGCCTCGGTCAAGAACTACGCCAAGACCCACCCGCACCGCATGGGCGCCTGGACCCCCGAGTCCAAGACCAACGTGGCGACCATGGGCCAGAACGACTTCCGCTCCACCGAGAAGTCCGTCGTGATCTCCGAGGCCGGCGCGCTGAAGATCGAGCTCGTCGCCGAGGACGGCACCACCACCGTCCTGCGCGAGTCCGTACCGGTCCTCGAGGGCGAGGTCGTCGACGCCTCCGTGATGCGCGTCGCCGCGCTGCGCGAGTTCCTGACCGCGCAGGTCGCCAAGGCCAAGGCCGAGGGCGTGCTGTTCTCCGTGCACCTCAAGGCCACGATGATGAAGGTCTCCGACCCGATCGTCTTCGGCCACGTCGTGCGCGCCTTCTTCCCGAAGACCTTCGAGAAGTACGGCCAGGCGCTCGCCGCCGCCGGTCTCTCCCCGAACGACGGTCTGGGCGGCATCCTCAAGGGCCTGGACGCGCTGCCGAACGGCGCCGAGATCAAGGCGTCCTTCGACGCGGAGATCGCCGAGGGCCCGGAGCTGGCCATGGTCGACTCCGACAAGGGCATCACCAACCTGCACGTGCCGTCCGACGTGATCGTCGACGCCTCGATGCCGGCCATGATCCGCACCTCCGGCCACATGTGGGGCCCGGACGGCCAGGAGGCCGACACCCTCGCGGTGCTCCCGGACTCCTCGTACGCCGGTGTCTACCAGGCCGTGCTCGACGACTGCCGCGCCAACGGCGCCTACGACCCGTCGACGATGGGCTCGGTCCCGAACGTCGGTCTCATGGCGCAGAAGGCCGAGGAGTACGGCTCCCACGACAAGACCTTCGAGATCAAGGCCGCCGGTACGGTGCGTCTGGTCGACCAGGCCGGCAACGTGGTCATCGAGCAGCCGGTCGCCGAGGGCGACATCTTCCGTGCCTGCCAGACCAAGGACGCGCCGATCAAGGACTGGGTGAAGCTCGCCGTCACCCGCGCCCGCGCCACCGGCGACCCGGCCGTGTTCTGGCTGGACGAGACCCGCGCGCACGACGCCAACCTGATCGCCAAGGTCAACGCGTACCTGCCGGAGCACGACACCGAGGGTCTGGACATCCGCATCCTCGCCCCGGTCGACGCGACGAAGCTGTCGGTGGAGCGCATCCGCCGCGGCGAGAACACCATCTCGGTCACCGGCAACGTCCTGCGTGACTACCTCACCGACCTGTTCCCCATCCTGGAGCTGGGCACCAGCGCCAAGATGCTGTCGGTCGTCCCGCTGATGGCGGGCGGCGGCCTGTTCGAGACGGGCGCCGGCGGTTCCGCGCCGAAGCACGTCCAGCAGCTGGTCAAGGAGGACTACCTGCGCTGGGACTCCCTCGGTGAGTTCTTCGCGCTGGTGCCGTCCCTGGAGCAGTACGCGACGGCCACGAACAACCCGAAGGCCAAGGTCCTCGCCGACACCCTCGACCGCGCCACGGCGACCTTCCTCAACGAGGACAAGTCCCCGACCCGTCGCGTCGGCGGCATCGACAACCGCGGCAGCCACTTCTTCCTGTCCCTGTACTGGGCGCAGGAGCTGGCCAAGCAGACCGACGACGCGGACCTGGCCAAGGCCTTCGCCCCGCTCGCCGAGACGCTCACCGCCAACGAACAGAAGATCGTCGACGAGCTGAACGCCGTCCAGGGCAAGCCGGCCGAGATCGGCGGCTACTACCAGCCCGACCCGGCCAAGGCCGCCGCGGTCATGCGCCCGTCGGCCACCTGGAACGAGGCGCTCGCCTCGCTGAGCTGA
- a CDS encoding N-formylglutamate amidohydrolase — MPSFDLFSGAAGSPVILHVPHSAREIPPAVRAGILLDDSALERELDHIVDAHTAELAHEAARAAAVTPWRFVNRLSRLVVDPERFPDAREEMLAVGMGAVYTRTTHKAPLRPADADPEPLVERYFRPYAKAMTDAVADRLAVTGRAVIIDVHSYPSARLPYELHGEGPRPAVCLGTDSFHTPPELVAAAREAFAPCGQTGLDSPFSGTYVPLEFYGDEPRVSALMIEIRRDRYMTEPGGPVGPGLTRLAKALATLVDAVSR, encoded by the coding sequence ATGCCCTCTTTCGACCTCTTCTCCGGGGCAGCGGGATCGCCGGTGATCCTGCATGTGCCGCACTCGGCACGGGAGATCCCGCCCGCGGTGCGCGCCGGGATCCTGCTGGACGACTCCGCGCTGGAGCGGGAGCTGGACCACATCGTCGACGCGCACACCGCGGAGCTCGCGCACGAGGCGGCGCGGGCGGCGGCAGTCACCCCCTGGCGGTTCGTCAACCGGCTCTCGCGGCTGGTCGTCGACCCGGAGCGGTTCCCGGACGCGCGGGAGGAGATGCTGGCCGTGGGGATGGGGGCCGTGTACACGCGGACCACGCACAAGGCACCGCTGCGCCCCGCCGACGCCGACCCCGAGCCGCTTGTCGAGCGGTACTTCCGGCCCTACGCGAAGGCCATGACGGACGCCGTGGCCGATCGTCTCGCCGTCACCGGCCGGGCCGTGATCATCGACGTGCACTCCTACCCCAGTGCCAGGCTTCCCTACGAACTGCACGGCGAGGGCCCCCGACCGGCGGTCTGCCTGGGCACCGACTCCTTCCATACCCCGCCCGAGCTGGTCGCCGCGGCCCGGGAGGCGTTCGCGCCGTGCGGGCAGACGGGGCTCGACAGCCCGTTCAGCGGTACGTACGTCCCGCTGGAGTTCTACGGCGACGAACCGCGCGTCAGCGCCCTGATGATCGAGATCCGCCGGGACAGGTACATGACGGAGCCGGGCGGTCCGGTCGGTCCCGGACTCACCCGGCTCGCGAAGGCGCTGGCGACGCTGGTGGACGCCGTCTCTCGCTGA
- a CDS encoding M1 family metallopeptidase, whose product MRYRSRVTAPAAALIGTAAALAAAPSALAAPTRTGTPATRTSGTPGPETLGDSVYPALGNDGYRVSAYHLDFSYDATTRLVDATATLKIRTTQALSRFSLDALGLDIRSVRVGGRTATFEQVAEKLRITPARALPAECAVTVCVEYSADPRRTLPHTGWVDTLDGFAVACQADSAHTVFPCNDHPSDKADFTFRLTVPSGLRGVASGLLVRTENLAGGRTAYTYRSREPMATELVQITVGDYVVKDRQGPHGLPLRDVVPVARAEALEPALALTPKLVEWVEARLGPYPFETYGLLPCNSDVPEPFGFTGLETQTLTIYRPNYLLQEEKKIGSHMMHELVHSYFGNSVSPATWADLWINEGHADFYGLLYRYERGWPDSLGMTTLEARMKNTYAQGDQWRHDWGPVAAPNAVNLFEGQRYLGGVLVLYALRNLVGEDAFTALERAFLARYRNSSASTADYIAVASEVSGQDLSGFLRDWLYGTKTPRMPGHPDWTVTPVKPSLAAPHSRKGSRHHENSATL is encoded by the coding sequence ATGAGATATCGCAGCAGAGTGACGGCCCCCGCGGCCGCCCTGATCGGCACGGCGGCGGCCCTCGCCGCCGCCCCCTCCGCCCTGGCGGCACCGACGCGCACGGGGACGCCGGCCACCAGGACCTCCGGCACCCCGGGCCCCGAGACCCTCGGCGACTCCGTCTACCCGGCCCTCGGCAACGACGGCTACCGCGTCTCGGCCTACCACCTCGACTTCTCCTACGACGCCACGACCCGCCTGGTCGACGCCACCGCCACCCTGAAGATCCGCACCACCCAGGCCCTGTCCCGCTTCTCCCTCGACGCCCTCGGCCTCGACATCCGCTCCGTCCGCGTCGGCGGCCGTACGGCGACGTTCGAGCAGGTGGCCGAGAAGCTGCGCATAACGCCCGCGCGGGCCCTGCCCGCCGAGTGCGCGGTCACCGTCTGCGTCGAGTACTCGGCGGACCCGCGCCGTACCCTGCCGCACACCGGCTGGGTCGACACGCTGGACGGGTTCGCGGTGGCCTGCCAGGCGGACTCGGCGCACACCGTCTTCCCCTGCAACGACCACCCGTCCGACAAGGCCGACTTCACCTTCCGGCTCACCGTCCCCAGCGGCCTCCGGGGTGTGGCGAGCGGCCTGCTCGTGCGCACCGAGAACCTGGCCGGCGGCCGGACGGCGTACACCTACCGCTCCCGCGAGCCCATGGCGACGGAGCTGGTGCAGATCACGGTCGGCGACTACGTGGTGAAGGACCGGCAGGGCCCGCACGGGCTCCCGCTGCGGGACGTCGTGCCCGTGGCGCGCGCCGAGGCGCTGGAGCCGGCGCTCGCGCTGACACCGAAGCTGGTGGAGTGGGTGGAGGCACGGCTCGGGCCGTACCCCTTCGAGACGTACGGACTGCTGCCCTGCAACTCCGACGTCCCGGAGCCCTTCGGTTTCACCGGTCTGGAGACCCAGACCCTCACCATCTACCGGCCGAACTATCTGCTCCAGGAGGAGAAGAAGATCGGCTCGCACATGATGCACGAGCTGGTCCACTCCTACTTCGGCAACAGCGTCAGCCCCGCCACCTGGGCCGACCTGTGGATCAACGAGGGCCACGCCGACTTCTACGGGCTGCTCTACCGCTATGAGCGCGGCTGGCCCGACTCCCTGGGCATGACCACCCTGGAAGCCCGCATGAAGAACACCTACGCGCAGGGCGACCAGTGGCGCCACGACTGGGGGCCGGTCGCGGCGCCGAACGCGGTGAACCTGTTCGAGGGCCAGCGCTACCTGGGCGGCGTCCTCGTCCTGTACGCACTGCGCAACCTCGTCGGCGAGGACGCCTTCACCGCCCTGGAGCGCGCCTTCCTCGCCCGGTACCGCAACTCCTCGGCGTCCACGGCGGACTACATCGCCGTCGCCTCGGAGGTCTCGGGTCAGGATCTGTCCGGATTCCTTCGGGACTGGCTGTACGGCACCAAGACGCCGCGGATGCCCGGGCATCCGGACTGGACGGTCACGCCGGTGAAGCCGTCCCTCGCCGCGCCGCACAGCCGTAAGGGCAGCCGCCACCACGAGAACTCGGCCACCCTCTAG
- a CDS encoding crotonase/enoyl-CoA hydratase family protein, producing the protein MPVRVERQGHVSTVVLSRPGVRNAVDGPTAAELTDAVREFEADEDARVAVLWGEGGAFCAGADLKALGTERGNRVTEEGDGPMGPTRLRLSKPVIAAVAGHAVAGGLELALWCDLRVAEEDAVFGVFCRRWGVPLIDGGTVRLPRLIGTSRAMDMILTGRPVPASEAYAMGLANRVVPTGRARAEAEELAATIARFPQACLRADRASVLAQEGLDEADAMRGELRHGSGVLAESLEGASRFASGAGRHGSFHDV; encoded by the coding sequence ATGCCGGTCCGCGTCGAGCGACAGGGACACGTCAGCACTGTCGTCCTCTCCCGACCCGGGGTCCGCAACGCGGTCGACGGCCCCACCGCCGCCGAACTCACCGACGCTGTCCGGGAGTTCGAGGCCGATGAGGACGCGAGGGTGGCGGTGCTGTGGGGCGAGGGCGGCGCCTTCTGCGCGGGCGCCGACCTCAAGGCGCTGGGCACGGAGCGGGGCAACCGGGTCACGGAGGAGGGCGACGGGCCGATGGGGCCGACCCGGCTGCGGCTGTCGAAGCCGGTGATCGCCGCGGTCGCCGGGCACGCCGTGGCGGGCGGCCTGGAGCTCGCGCTCTGGTGCGATCTGCGGGTCGCCGAGGAGGACGCCGTCTTCGGGGTGTTCTGCCGCCGTTGGGGCGTGCCGCTGATCGACGGCGGCACGGTACGGCTGCCCCGGCTGATCGGCACGAGCCGCGCGATGGACATGATCCTGACGGGGCGGCCGGTGCCGGCGAGCGAGGCCTACGCCATGGGGCTCGCCAACCGCGTGGTGCCCACCGGACGCGCCCGCGCCGAGGCGGAGGAGCTGGCCGCCACGATCGCGCGCTTTCCGCAGGCCTGTCTGCGCGCCGACCGGGCCTCGGTGCTCGCCCAGGAGGGGCTGGACGAGGCGGACGCGATGCGCGGCGAACTCCGGCATGGCTCGGGCGTGTTGGCGGAGAGCCTGGAGGGCGCGTCCCGCTTCGCCTCCGGCGCCGGGCGGCACGGCTCGTTCCACGACGTCTGA